The stretch of DNA GACCACGCAACAGAACCAGTGCTAGAGAGCGTCCAGGGAATACTGTCCCCGCATGTCGAGCTGGCGCGCGCATCCGTGATTACCGGGAGATTTTGCTCGCGGGCGCCCCGCCATCTGACAATACGTGGCGCCGACCTGTCCCTGACCCGGCCCCGCAGATCTACTTCACCCTGCGCCACACTTCCTCCAACCTCATCTGGCCAATCTGGCCTGTGTGATACCACAGGCTGTCACCCACCAGCCGAGCGTTGAACTTGACCGTCAGTCCGACGTTGGGCGCGGATTCGTGGTACTCGATGTACTCGATGTAGGTGCTGGCGCCATCAAATTCGTAGCGGCCGCCACCGGCATAGACATCATCCTCCACGACACCGTTGATGATCTGTTGGCGCCCAAAAGCGAAATGCGTGTCATTGAGCATCTTGTACGACGGTCCCAGATACCGGCCCCGGTCGATGGTGGTGTCGGGATAGATCGATCGCTGGCTTACCATCTCCCACGTTCCGACAAGAGGATTGGACTGGGCCTGAGTAGCAACCGCCGTTACAATCAGCGCGATGAAGAAAAGGGGGACCACACGCATATCTGATCACCTCCTGTGAACAATAAACCAATGAAAACACGCCCGCATGACCCGCGTGGACGCACCGGGCCCCGGCTTTCGAATGTATCCGACGGGAGCCTGAGATTCAACTTGCCCCACCGTGAATTGGATAGTCGTGTCGCAGGCAAAAGGAGGACGCCATCGAGAGGGAAACGCCCGAAAGGAACCGGAAGCACGGCTCGCGACCCCGGGCTACCGTTTTCGCCGCCTGTCACCGGTAACGGCCATCCAGACAAAAACCACGCCCAGAAACGCCACGCCGAGCAGGCTGACCAGGACAGTTCCCCATTCGAGAACGACGCTCACGAACAGCAGAACAGCCAGGCTCAGCAACAAAAATCCAAAGAGGATATCCTGCATATCGGCAATGGGGTAGTGGTCGGATCGGAGGCGGGGAATTGCGCCCGGGCTTTCCCAATGAACCGGTCTTTTGGATGACAGTCAAGAATGTCAATCATGCGCTCGTGCGCGATCACGTTGAAAGCTGTACTTTTTTGTTACCAACTGGACGATTATGGACACAATCTGGGGAAACATTTTCAGGAGCGATGCGGGACCGAACGATCCCCTTGCTGTGCTGAAGACCGTCCCGATCTTTGCGCGGCTTTCCAGGCGGCAGCTGCAATCAGTGGAGAAGATCCTCCACACGCGCCGGTACACACCGGGAGAAGTAATCTTCCGTCAGGGCGACCCCGGGGTGGGGATGTACATCATCGCGCGCGGCCGTGTCACCATCTCTCAGGAACCGGACGACACACCGATTGCGGAGCTGGGAGAAGGAGATTTCTTCGGCGAAATCGCGCTACTCAACGAAAGGCCTCGCAGCGCGACGGCCGTTGCCGCTGAATCCACGACGCTCTTCGGGTTCTTTCAACCCGACCTGCTGTCGATTCTGGAGAGGCAGCCGCGGATCGGCGTTATCGTGCTCCGCGGCCTGGCGGAAATCGCGGGCGAGCGTCTCTTGCGAACCGAGGGTAAACTCCGCGAATGTCAGCGCGCACTGCCGCCCGTCGAGGGCGCGGAAGCACGCACGTAGGGCCAGCAGGATGATACACAAAGCCCCGGCCTGGGCACGGCTCTTCCTGATCGCGGTTCTCGTGGCCGGCGTGATATACGTCTTGAGCGGTCTCGGCCACGTTGTTCGCCTACTGATCGTAGGCGGCCTCCTTGCATACCTGCTCGATCCTGTCGCACGCTCGCTCGAGGCGAGAGGACTGACCAGGGGCCTTGCAACGATCCTGATATTCTCCAGCCTCGTACTCCTTCTTTTGGCACTGGTGTATGCGCTGTCTCCAATCGTATTCGAGCAGGCGGCGGGCCTTCAGGAGGGTTTCGATGCGACGGATATCGATCGACTCCTCTACGACATTGACTGGCTCATCAACGGCTTCCTGAGTCGGTTTGGCGCAGGCGCAATAGACGTTCCGACCGTTGCACACGACTGGCTTGCTCAACAGTCTGCCAACCTGCTCAAACTCATACCGAACGCCCTGTCACTGGTCACGGACATACTGATCGTGCCCTTCATCATGTTCTTTCTGCTGCGGGACGGCGTCGAAATGAAGAAGACGTTCATCAGCTGGTTGCCCAACCGGTACTTCGAATTCAGCCTGTCGGTGATTCACAAGAGCAGTATCAAGCTTGGGGCGTATCTACGAGGGCAGGCGACCGCTGCACTTGTTGTTGCGATACTGGCCAGTGTTGCACTGTGGGCAATCGGAGTCGACTACTACCTGATAGTCGGTGTCTTCGCGGGCCTCGCCAACATGGTGCCATACCTCGGGCCGGTGGCGGGCGCCGTGGCGGCCATCATCGTGTCGTCTTTGACGACGGGCTCGCTGGAAGATGCGGCGTGGATTGCGGGGTCGTTCGCGGTGATCCAGGCCATAGACAACATGCTCGTGCAGCCGTTTGTCCTTTCGAGGAACGTCGAAATGCATCCGCTCGGAATCCTGCTGGCCGTGATAGTGGGAGGCCAGCTCTTCGGGCTGTGGGGATTGTTGCTGGCCGTGCCGGTGGCGTCGATGGCGAAGGTCATCATCGCCGAGGTGTTTGGCAACCTGCGGAGGTTTCGCCTGACCGGGCAGAGCGCCTAGTCCTCGTCCTCGAGAATATCCTCGATGTTGCTGAGAATGTCGTCCGGACTCGGACGTTCGAGCGCGAGAATCGCGGAGTGGTGGACGATCACGTAGTTCTTGTTTCTGTATGAGATCTCGACCGCCTCTTTGCGAACAAAGAACGCAAAATCTCCCGGCTGGGCTTGCAGGGGCAGGTAGCGAACGGACTCGCGATTCGCCGCCCAGGGCTCGCCCTCCGAGTATTCGGGATTCGCCGTCAGATATCCCGGGCCCACGCGAATCACGCGCCCGCTGCCGACTTTGTCGCGCTCGGCGACGGTGGCGGGAAGTACAAGACCCGACTCGGTTTGCTTCTCGCCGTCGTGCGGCTCGATGAGCACGCGATCTCCCGTAATGATGAGTTGTCCCATGTCAGGGCCGTCTGGGTGCAAGTGCCCGGCGCAGGCGTAAGCCCTGCGGGCATCTGCCGGATCACTCTGAAACGAAATCAACCGCGCGATGGGTTCCGTCGCAGAAGGGCTTGTTGTTTGAATGGCCGCAACGGCAGAGCACGGCGTGAGTACCGCGCCCCTCCTCTCCGTCCGATCCTTCGATTCGAAATTCGCCGGCCAGAACGAACGACCCGTTCTTGTTCAACTTCACCGACATGATGCTGTCGGACAGGCCGGGTGCAATCTTGACACCTCCCTGTCCAAGCGATCCGTCGTCGATAAAGCCCGCTTCCTTGTGGCTGTTGTCGCAGAAGGGCTTGTTGTTTGAATGTCCGCACCGGCAGAGCGTAAGCCGCGTCTCGGTTGAGATCAACGAGCCGTCCGGCCCCTTGAGCTCGATGTCACCAGTCAGGCACAGGGGTCCATCTTCATCGACCCTGACGACGTTCTCCTCAGGAATCGGCTCCCCGGCTCCTCCATCGAGCCGCTCATAGGTCAGAGCACCAGACGGACAACGATGAATGACAACAGCGATTCGGTCAGGACGTGCGCCATCCGGATCGATCCACGGCTTGCGCTGAGGATCAAAAACGGCAGGAAGCCCTTCGGCGCACTCGGCCGCATGTATGCATCGTCCCACATCGTAGGCGATGGTAATGTCTTCTCCTTCGTAGCGGAGGACTTTCGAAGCCATTTTCAATATCTCCGTGCGAGATTGGTGAACAGCAGAACGCGATTACGCGGGTTTCTCGGCAAGCAAGAAGTCGACATAATCCGAATATTCCTTGATGAGTTCCAAATAATGACCGCCCGTGCCCGGTCCGGTGAAGCCGGTGTGGATTTTCCTGACCGCACCCTGGCGATCAATGAACACCGTGGTCGGATAGGCCATAATATGGTTCAGCATCGGGAGTGTTTTTTGCGCCTCACCTTTCTCAGATGTGCCGGCAATCAGCAGGGGGTACTCGATGCGGTGTCTTCGGGCAAATTCGCGTGCCTGGGCTACTGCCGAATCGAAGTCGTCCAGGTGCTCATACAGGAGCGCCACAACCTCGACGCCGCGCTCACGGTTCTCCCGATAGAAACGGGCCAGAAAGGCAGCCTCGTCGTGGCAGTTTGGACACCAGGTGCCCGCGATCGTCACAATCACAACCTTGTTTACGAATGCCGAATCAGCAAGCGACACGAGCTCACCCGTCGTATCCGGAAACGCAAACGTAAACGCCCGGGCGCCGGGCTTGAGATAAGTCAGGGCATCCGGACTGGTGAGAGACGCTGATTCGTCGCGAACGGCCTCCCAGGTTTCATGCCACTCGGTGCCCGACCAGAAATCGCCACGCATGACACCATCGTTGTCGACCCGGGCGTCAAACAGAAACGCATGGTAACCGTCGAATGTGGAGAGTCGCACGCGCGATCCCGCCACGTCGCCTTCCAGGAATCGATAGTCGCCCGATGGCGTGAGGAAGGTGCCCGTCAGCTTGGAACCGGACTGCTTGAATTCTCCCACCGCGGGTGTGATGGTTCCATCGACCTGGCGAAACGCAACCCCCCATCGCCCCGTGATATCTACAGCAGCAGGCTCGCCCAGAGGAGAGAATCGCTCCGGCTGTCCCTTAACGGCGCGAAGGGGCATCATCTGGCGCCCACCCCCGCTCTTGACAACGGACAATGCGCCGACGAGAAAGCCATTTTCTAAAGACGCGCTGATTCTCGAATTGAAGGCGCGGAAGTCTATGACCAGATCCCGGCCACTGGTGGCAACGTCGGAAGTGATAACGCGCTCGGCTCCGTTGATCAGCGTCGCAGTGATGTGACCGGCCTCACGGCTCAACTCGAGAAAGAAGGGTAGTTCTCCACCGGGTGAGTTCAGGCCGACACGCCACACGCCAATGGGGGTGGGGTCCACCTGTGGCAGCGGATGCTGCCGGCACGCCACAGACTGAAGCAGCAAGACCAGCGCGGCAAGGGTGAGGGCTTGGGCCCGCATGGTCTTTCGGGTCGATCGGGGTGTGGATCAAAAGCTGGATACGCCCGCCGAAATATGCGGATCCATCAAGCCGACCGACGCGCGCGAGATATTGCCGCCGCTAATTCGGCAGAAACTGGGATTCCAGCTTCGAACGGACCTCATCGAGCTCCTTTCGGAACGGCATGTCGGTGTCGAAACGATCTCCTACCGCCCGGCACGCATGGATTACCGTTGAGTGATCGCGCCCGCCAAACCGAAGGCCGATCGTTTTGAGGGGCTGGGCCGTGAGCTGCTTGCAGAAAAACATGGCCATGTGTCTGGCCTGCACAACCTCACGCCGTCTCGTCTTCGCGGAGAGGAGGTCCAGCGGCACGTTGTAGTACAGCGCGACCTGGCGCTTGATATCCTCGATATCGAGGCGTGTAGGCTTCTCATCAAGGAGATCGTCGAGAACATCGCGTGCAAAGGGCAGGTCAATCCGCGGGTTGTTGTGGAGACTCGCGTGAGCAGTCAGGCGGATCAGCGCGCCCTCGAGTTTTCGGATGTTGGTCTTGATTCTTTCCGCGATGAACTCGGCCACGCCGGTTTCAAGCGTCACGCTTTCGGCCTGGGCCTTTCGCCGGAGTATCGCGATGCGCGTTTCGAGATCCGGAGGCTGGACGTCCGCCACAAGACCCCAGTGGAAGCGCGACAACAAGCGCTCCTCGATGCCGACGATGTCTTTGGGTGGCCGGTCGCACGAAAGAACGATCTGGCACCGGTTCTGGTGCAACTCATTGAAGATGTGGAAGAATTCTTCCTGTGTCTTCTCCTTGCCGTTGAAGAACTGAACATCGTCCATAATGAGCATCCTGACTTCGCGGAAGCGCCGGGCAAACTCCGCGATACGATTCTGCTGGATGGCCTGCACAAACATCGACGTGAATCTCTCGCTGGAGATGTACAGCGTGCCGTTCCCGAAACCGTTGCCCGCGGCATAGTTTCCGATAGCCTGGATCAGGTGAGTCTTGCCCAGCCCTGCGCCGCCGTAGACAAGGAAGGGGTTAAAGCTTGTCTCGCCGGGCCGCTCTCCGATGGCAAGAGCGGCACTGCGTGCGAGTCGATTGCAGTCGCCTTCTATGAACCGATCAAATGTGTAGAGGCGATTGAGGTCGGGTGTCTGTTGATACGCAGCGTCACGTGTAGACGGCCGGTCGGCCTGTCGGGTGAAAGGTGAGTTGTATGCCCGCGTGGATGGGGGCGCAGAGGCAGGAGGCGCCTGGCGATGGGATGTCTGTTGCCGGTGGGGATCAGGTGTCTCCTGTCGTGCGGTGCGCCCGCTGAGGTCATCGATATGGGCAGGTGGCGTCTCAGGCTCGGCTAGATCCGAGTCAATCAGAAAAGAAATCTCGGTGCTGGTGCCGGTAACGCGATCGACGGTGTTGCTGAGGATCACGTTGAAGCGGCTCTCCAGCCACTCGTAGAAGAAGCGACTGGGAACGCCGAGGCGAAGCTGGTAGCCGCTGCCCGCGCGCTGAAGCGACATCGGCTTGATGGGTTCGAACCATGTCTTGTAGACCTGTGGCGCGAGTTCGTCGGCGAGTTTATTCAGACATGATGTCCACGTCTCTTCGGCAGTGAGGTGCATGTTTGGTGGTACGAAGGGGGGATCAACAACACAGGCTTTCATCGGCACTTTTGCGGAAAGCATTCTAGCCGCGAAACCAGTGCGCTTGCAAGGACTTTCTGTCCCCCAAATACCCACAGGGAAAGGGGGACTTGTGAACGGTTGTCCACAGGTTATCAACACTGTAAGGTCGAGGCCGGAAGCGCTTTTGGAACGCGAAATTGAAGAAAGGGGCCAGAGTCGAATGTTGATAAGATCGTTGGTCCGACGACCGCTAATCGGGTGCCAAGCATTGATTTGAGACCGGTGTTACCGTTTTGTTATGGGCAGGCGTCGACCGGGTGTGGATAAGCCGTGCGAGGTGCGCGGAGTTTCTGGCCGCCAGGCCGCCCGCCTGTTCACAGGTTGTTCACAGCGGTGGCCGGCTCGTCGACGCCTGCGAGTTCCCCCCAAGTTTCATCAGAAACAAAGGGTTAAGGTGAGAATCTGGCCGATGTTTTCGCAGACGTCAACGCGCCACGATCAGAGCCCGCGTTGCGGTGCCGCGCCCCGCGACCAGCCGGTAGGTATACACTCCGCTTGTCAGCTCGGAAGCATCGATGCGCACTTCGTGCGAACCGGCGCGAAAGAACCCGCCCGCGAGTTGCTTCACCTCCCTGCCGAGAACATCATAAAGTGTTACGCGAACGGCGACA from Rhodothermales bacterium encodes:
- a CDS encoding cyclic nucleotide-binding domain-containing protein is translated as MDTIWGNIFRSDAGPNDPLAVLKTVPIFARLSRRQLQSVEKILHTRRYTPGEVIFRQGDPGVGMYIIARGRVTISQEPDDTPIAELGEGDFFGEIALLNERPRSATAVAAESTTLFGFFQPDLLSILERQPRIGVIVLRGLAEIAGERLLRTEGKLRECQRALPPVEGAEART
- a CDS encoding AI-2E family transporter, encoding MIHKAPAWARLFLIAVLVAGVIYVLSGLGHVVRLLIVGGLLAYLLDPVARSLEARGLTRGLATILIFSSLVLLLLALVYALSPIVFEQAAGLQEGFDATDIDRLLYDIDWLINGFLSRFGAGAIDVPTVAHDWLAQQSANLLKLIPNALSLVTDILIVPFIMFFLLRDGVEMKKTFISWLPNRYFEFSLSVIHKSSIKLGAYLRGQATAALVVAILASVALWAIGVDYYLIVGVFAGLANMVPYLGPVAGAVAAIIVSSLTTGSLEDAAWIAGSFAVIQAIDNMLVQPFVLSRNVEMHPLGILLAVIVGGQLFGLWGLLLAVPVASMAKVIIAEVFGNLRRFRLTGQSA
- a CDS encoding co-chaperone GroES — translated: MGQLIITGDRVLIEPHDGEKQTESGLVLPATVAERDKVGSGRVIRVGPGYLTANPEYSEGEPWAANRESVRYLPLQAQPGDFAFFVRKEAVEISYRNKNYVIVHHSAILALERPSPDDILSNIEDILEDED
- a CDS encoding redoxin domain-containing protein, which codes for MRAQALTLAALVLLLQSVACRQHPLPQVDPTPIGVWRVGLNSPGGELPFFLELSREAGHITATLINGAERVITSDVATSGRDLVIDFRAFNSRISASLENGFLVGALSVVKSGGGRQMMPLRAVKGQPERFSPLGEPAAVDITGRWGVAFRQVDGTITPAVGEFKQSGSKLTGTFLTPSGDYRFLEGDVAGSRVRLSTFDGYHAFLFDARVDNDGVMRGDFWSGTEWHETWEAVRDESASLTSPDALTYLKPGARAFTFAFPDTTGELVSLADSAFVNKVVIVTIAGTWCPNCHDEAAFLARFYRENRERGVEVVALLYEHLDDFDSAVAQAREFARRHRIEYPLLIAGTSEKGEAQKTLPMLNHIMAYPTTVFIDRQGAVRKIHTGFTGPGTGGHYLELIKEYSDYVDFLLAEKPA
- the dnaA gene encoding chromosomal replication initiator protein DnaA yields the protein MHLTAEETWTSCLNKLADELAPQVYKTWFEPIKPMSLQRAGSGYQLRLGVPSRFFYEWLESRFNVILSNTVDRVTGTSTEISFLIDSDLAEPETPPAHIDDLSGRTARQETPDPHRQQTSHRQAPPASAPPSTRAYNSPFTRQADRPSTRDAAYQQTPDLNRLYTFDRFIEGDCNRLARSAALAIGERPGETSFNPFLVYGGAGLGKTHLIQAIGNYAAGNGFGNGTLYISSERFTSMFVQAIQQNRIAEFARRFREVRMLIMDDVQFFNGKEKTQEEFFHIFNELHQNRCQIVLSCDRPPKDIVGIEERLLSRFHWGLVADVQPPDLETRIAILRRKAQAESVTLETGVAEFIAERIKTNIRKLEGALIRLTAHASLHNNPRIDLPFARDVLDDLLDEKPTRLDIEDIKRQVALYYNVPLDLLSAKTRRREVVQARHMAMFFCKQLTAQPLKTIGLRFGGRDHSTVIHACRAVGDRFDTDMPFRKELDEVRSKLESQFLPN
- a CDS encoding T9SS type A sorting domain-containing protein is translated as MIGRTDGRSADELRALGHFPNPATSGASLRFDLRRAVAVRVTLYDVLGREVKQLAGGFFRAGSHEVRIDASELTSGVYTYRLVAGRGTATRALIVAR